One segment of Fuscovulum ytuae DNA contains the following:
- a CDS encoding DUF1289 domain-containing protein, whose amino-acid sequence MKDEVWKRDEVQSPCIKLCTIHPAERICVGCYRTIEEISAWSRLTHEARGAIMADLPSRAPRLAKRRGGRMGRLQD is encoded by the coding sequence TTGAAAGACGAAGTTTGGAAGCGTGACGAGGTTCAATCGCCTTGCATCAAGCTTTGCACCATCCATCCCGCGGAACGCATCTGCGTCGGCTGCTACCGCACGATCGAGGAAATCTCTGCTTGGTCGCGCCTGACGCATGAGGCACGTGGTGCCATCATGGCTGACCTTCCCTCCCGCGCTCCACGCCTTGCCAAACGCCGGGGCGGCCGCATGGGCCGCCTGCAAGACTGA